The Nitrospirota bacterium sequence GGCGGGGAATATCCTCGACCCCTTCGGAAACCCCTACGTTTTTGATCCGGAATCGGGCCGGCTTTATACCACTACCGAGGAGTACACAAGATGGTGACCCGCGCCGCCGAAACGTTTCGGTTCATCCGGGAGTTCTCCACCCGTAAGGTGCAGCTCAGCCTTCTGGTCTTTGCGCCCATTTTCCTGGCTCTCGTGACCGTGGCTCCCACGATCATCGTCTATAACTGGTTGGTCAGTTTCATCCCCACCCGGGTGGACGAGATCTACTCCGCCCCGCGCGTGGATCAGATCGTGGAACTTCTCAAGATGCTCCGATTCCTCATGCTCTCCGGCGCCGTCGTGGCCCTGATTTCCATTCCCCTGCTGGCCTTCTATGTCGTGAAACCCATACGCCGGATGATGGAGAATCTGCGGAAGGTGGCGCTGGGCGATCTCACGGTCGAGGCCGGTATGGACCGGTCCGACGAGTTGGGCGGACTCGGGGCCAGTTTCGACCGGATGATCCTCTCCCTCAACCGCTACATTCTCGAAAGCAGCCGGGGCGGCGTGTTCGTGGTGAACAGCGAAGGCGTGGTCACCACCTCCAACCCGGCCATGGAAATCATCCTCGGCATGAAGGCGGAGGATCTCGTCGGCCATGCCATCGAGGAGGCCTTTCGGCCGCTCGGGAACTATCGCGAACTGGTCAAAGTCATCCGCGGGGCCATCCAGTCCAAAACGCCCCATGGAGAGCAGGAGGTCATCGTCGCCAGGCCGGACGGGCGCCAGGTCACGCTGAACCTTTCCACCTCTCTTCTCCGCGACCAAAACGGCATCCAGATCGGTGTGATGGCCGCGATCAAGAACCTCTCGGAGATCCGCGACTTCCATGAACACCTCCGGCGGACGGAGAAGCTCGCGTCGCTCGGTACCCTGGCCGCGGGCGTGGCGCATGAGATCCGGAATCCCTTGGGGTCCATTCGTGGGCTGGCCCAGCTTCTCCGCGAGAGTCTCGAGGGCTCCTCGCAAAAACGGTACGCGGAAGTCATCGCCCAGGAAACGGACCGCTTGAACCGCGTGGTGGAAAGCCTCCTGAGTTTTGCGCGGCCCTCGGATTCCCTCCGGACGGACGTGGATGTCAACACCCTGCTTCGACGCGCCCTTCAACTGTGCGAATTCGAGCGTCTCAAGAAAAATATCCGCATGGTCGAGGACCTGGCCGCCGACCTACCGCCGGTTTCCGTCGATTCCGACCGCCTGGTCCAGGCGTTCCTCAACATTCTTCTCAATGCATGCCAAGCCATCGAGGGAGAGGGTGAAATCCGCGTCACCACGCTGACCCCCGAACCCGGCCGCGGCAATGGAGAATTCGTCCGGGTGAGCATCGTCAACACCAATTCCCATATCTCTCCCGATCAGCTCGAACACATTTTCGACCCGTTCTTCACCACCAAGGAGAACGGTACGGGACTCGGCCTGTCCGTCACCCACCACATCATTCAAGAGAACCGCGGGAGCCTCCGGGCCTATAGTGAGAACCGGGAGACCGGTTTTGTCGTTGAGCTTCCGGCCTCAAAGAGTTAGACAAGAAGGCGGACACACCAGGATGGACACTCATGGTTGAGCGCTCGGAAACGGACCGGCCCAGAATTCTGGTCATCGACGATGACGAGAGCATGCGGTTCTTTATCGCCGAGGCGCTGTCGAAGGATGGATATCCCTACGACGTGGCGGTGAACGGCGAGGAGGCTCTCCGCAAGCTGAGCGGGAACGGCGGATTCGGCATCGCGCTGTTGGACGTCCGAATGCCGCAGATCAGCGGGCTCGACGTACTCAAGAAGGCGAAGGAGATCGATCCTGAACTCGTCGTCATCCTGATGACCGCTTACGATTCGCGGGACATCGCCATGGAGTCCATCCGGCGCGGGGCCTACGACTATTTCACCAAACCCTTCGACCTCAACGAGATGCGGATCGTGGTGGGACGGGCCGCGGAGCGGATCCGGCTTCGAAAGGACATGGAGCTGTACAAGAAGGAAGTGGAAGCCTTCAAGGGGCAGACGCGGCTGATTGGGACGAGCCCGAAGGTGCGGGACGTCATGGATCTCGTCAAGCGCGTGAGCGACAACGACGTGACCGTGCTCGTCACCGGGGAGTCCGGCACGGGGAAGGAGCTGGTCGCGCGGATCATCCACGAATCCGGACTCCGGCGGTCGCGCCCCTTCGCAGCCGTCAACTGCGCCGCCATCCCCGAGAATCTTCTGGAGGAAGAGCTCTTCGGTCATGAAAAAGGCTCGTTCACCGGCGCGTTACAACAGAAAAAAGGAAAGATTGAACATGCCTCTGGAGGCACGCTGTTCCTCGACGAAATCGGAGACATGGGCCCGGCCATGCAGGCCAAGCTCCTCCGTTTCCTGCAGGAACGGGAGTTCGAACGGATCGGCGGCGTCGACCCCATCCGGGCGGACGTCCGTGTCGTCGCCGCCACCAATCAGGATCTTCGAAAACGGGTCCAAGAGGGCGAATTCCGCGATGACCTCTACTGGCGCCTGAACGTCATTGCCATTCATCTTCCGCCCCTCCGGGATCGCACGGAGGACATCCCGGACATCGTCAATCACTTCCTGTCCCTCTACAGGGTCCGGCTCGCGCGCGAGTCCATCGAGAGGATCACACCGTCGGCGATGGACCTGCTCCTCGCCCACCTATGGCCGGGGAATGTCCGCGAACTCGAGAATGTGATCCAGAAGCTCGTGGTGTTGACGGATCGAAACGAAATTCAGCCGAGAGACGTCCAGCCTTTCCTCGCCCCGCCCTCGGAGAAGAAACCGGAGGGGCGAACGCTGTTCGAGAAATTGGACGGCATCACCGGGGACGCTGAGAAAGAGATGATCCTTCAGGCCCTGGAACGCAACCGCTGGAGCCGCACCCGCACAGCGGACGAACTCGGCATCTCGCGCAAGAGCCTCCACAACAAGATGAAGAAGTACGCGATCGCGACGGACACGGAGTAGGGGAGATCGGATGTAGGGACGCGGGCTGAAGCCCCATGCCACGGAGGGTATGGGACCATGATATGTCGCCGCACCACGGATGGTGCGGCATGTAACATGGCCCGCGGCTACCAAGAACGTGAATCCCCGGTAGGCGCAGGCTTTATGCCTGCGTCCGCGTGATCGGGCCTCCGCGGCAGCGTGAAGTAGAACGTCGCCCCCTCACCCACCGTTCCCTCAGTCCACACCCGCCCGCCATGCCGATGGATGATTCTTCGCACAAGCGCCAATCCGATCCCCAACCCGGGAAATTCCTCCACCTTGTGGAGTCTCTGAAACACCCCGAAAAGTCGGTCCGCGTACTTCATGTCGAAGCCGGCGCCGTTGTCGCGCACATGGAAGACAAGCTCAGCTTGCCCTGCCCGACATCCCAACTCTACGACGGCACGCTCCTTCGCGGCGGTGAATTTCACGGCGTTCCCCAGCAAGTTCGTCAGGACCACCCGAATCATTTCAGCATCCGCCTCCACCATCGGCACGGCATCCACCTTCCATTCGATCGAGCGATTCAGGGCGCCGGCGCTCAATTCACCGATGACCTCTCGTGCAAGCGCATCCAGCCGAACACCTGCCCTCCTCATCTCCGTTCGTCCCATCCGGGAGAACTCAAGCAGGTCGGCAATGAGCTGCTTCATGCGATCGGCCCCTTCGGCAATGACCCTCATATACCGCCGGGTGTCGGGCGTCGATTCTTCGGGCAATGCCTCCTGCAGGAGGCTTACGAATTCCCGCACGTGACGTAGCGGCGCTTGGAGGTCGTGGGAAACGGAGTAGCTGAAACTCTCCAGTTCGGCGTTCACCGCCTCCAACTCGCGCGATTTCCGGATCAGGTCCTCCGCGACTTTCTCGCGCTCCAATCGGAGACGCCTGACCGTACCGGCTGTCCACCACACTAACGCCCCAAGCACAATGACACTCGCCACCACCACCAGACCGAGTCCGAAATGCCAGTCGTACCAGCCGGCCCTCGCGCCGGTCCGAACCGCCCGTCCCAGAAGGAGGGGAACGAGAAAGGACCCGATAAGGAGACGTCGGGCCATCACCCCCTCCTCGGAGGAGCTCGAAATTCTTCTCATGATCCCGCGATTCGGCCTGGCGCATAGGATTCCCGCATCCAAGAGCAGAAAGGCCACCGCCGTGTTCAGGGCCATCGGAATGTAGGAAGTAATCCCGTACATCCCACGAACGCCGTATGCGTATCCCACCACGGCCAGAGTGGAAACAAGCCCGGAGAGCAGAGGCAGCGCCTGGGCCGGCCTCCGGCCGCGCCGCGTTTCAATGTCGATGAAGAGCAAGGCCATCCCCTGGAGAAGGAAGTTCATGGCGGTGTTCGGAGCCATCCGGTTCGGCAGGGTGTAGGCCGCCAGTTTGTCCGTGAACAGAACCTGATCGATCCCAAAATCCATCCCCAGGAGATTCATGACCTTCATGACCGCGATTAGAATCGTTCCGCCGGCAAGGATGGCGACGAAGCTCCGCCGGCGGCCGGTGCAAGATTCCGCGCCGGCAAGGAGAAGCGCAGTCCCGACAAGTCCGAAGGCCACCGCCGTCATCGGATTCATGGCCACGAATCCGGGGACGACGCTCTTGAGAATTTCGGAATCGAGGATCCAGCCGAGGAGCGCGAGGGCCCCCGCCGTGATCCCGACCATCGCCGTGAGGCCGGAAAACCACAGAAACATCCGCTCCACGGGAATCAGGTCGGCCTCCCCTTGATTCGCAGTGTGGCCACCCAGCCGAGCGCCGCCACCAGGCTGAAAAAGGAACCGACGGCAAAAGTCCAACGGGCAGTTTGAGTCGTGTCCCAAAGGTACCCCCCAAGAAGACTCGCCAGGATCAGACCCGCTCCCTCCACGGCGCCGATCCAGCCGAAGGCACGGCCCCGATGGTTCGGCGGGACCCAATCCGCCACAACGGCACGGCTCGCTCCTTCCGTCAGTCCGAAGAAGAAACCGTACAGCACAAGAAGACCCAGTACAGCACCGGGACCATCCGCCACGGCGAACCCCGCGTACACGGATCCGTAGAGGAACCACCCCACCACGAGAAGTCGGCGACGGCCCCATCGGTCGGACAGACGGCCGCCCCAAAGGTTCGTGGCGGCCTTGACAAGGTGCAGGCCCGCCCAGAGGAGCGGAAGGTGCGCATCCTTGAAACCCAGCTCTCGGGCGCGAAGCAGCAGGAAGGCATCGGTCGATCCCGCGAGCGCGAAGAAGAAAAGGCATGGAACGTACCACTTCAGAGGATCGGGGAATCGCCAAGCCGCTTTCTCACCCCCACCCGCGCCCCCTGGCCGAGGACGGCCTGGGGGGAATACAGGGAGACGGTGCGATTCTCCTTTCCCTTCCCCGCTTGAGGGGGAAGGTAGGGATGGGGGGTGCTCTACGGATGCGTCGCCCCTGCGCAGGCGGTCCGAATTTTCCCGGACAAATAGCAGGATGATAAACAGCGCGAGCACTCCGGGGATCGCGGACGCCTTGATCACACCGGCCACGTCCATTTTCAGAATGCTCAACAGCAGAAAGGCCAGAAGACCGCCACCCACGGCGCCCAAGTGGTCCATGGCCCGCGTGTAGCCGAAGGCCCGCCCGCGGGAATCCGCGTCCGCCAGATCGGACACCAGTGCATCCCGAGGCGCCCCCCGAAATCCCTTTCCGATTTTGTCGATCAGTCGGAGTCCCAGCACCTGGGGCACGGTCGCAGCCAGACCGATCAGCGGCTTGGCAACCGAGGAAACGCCATAGCCACCGAGGATGATGGGGACGCGGCTGCGAACGCGATCCGAGAGGTGGCCGGCGAAATAGCGGACCATGAGCGGAATGCCCTCGGCCAGCCCTTCGATGATCCCCACCACGAGTTTTCCGGCGCCGAGATGGACCGTGATGAACAGAGGAAGGATGGGGTAGATCATTTCGCTGCCCAGGTCCGTGAAAAGACTCACCCAGCCGGTGGCGAGAATGACACGGTGCAACCGGGGCCGGAGGGAGCGGCCGAAGGGGGTGCCCATGACTGGGTGGCAGGATATCACAAATCCCTTGCAGCGCTTGGCCACTCGGCTAGAATCGGTCCGGCATGGGAGTCCCACACCGATGGCGCTGATACACCCCGACGGAAAATTCAGGCAGCGGTGGGACTTCGTCGTGATTGTCGCCACCGTCGTCTCCTCGGTTGAAATCCCCTTGCGGATCACGCTGAACTATCCCCTCAAGGGCTGGTTGGTTCCCTACGACTACGTCGTCACGCTCATCTTCTTGGCAGACGTCGTTGTCAACTTTCTGACTCAGCAGTACGACAAGAAGAAACTCATTTCCGATCCCAAGGTGATCGCCGGGCGCTACCTGCGCGGGTGGTTTGTGGTTGATTTCCTTTCTGCCGTACCATTCGACCTTCTGTTTTCCGGTGTCGCGGCCGCGGGTTCCAATCGAATCCTGCGTCTCCTCCGCATCACCCGTCTGCTTCGGCTGACACGGCTGGCGGCCTTTCTAAGCAAATGGGGCCGGGGGAGTTCGATCAACCCCGCCATTCTTCGAATGTTTTATCTCGTGTTTTGGATCCTGATGACGTCCCACTTCGTGGCCTGCCTCTGGATCTACTTCGGCTCGGGAAACGCCGTCAATACGAACACCGACTACGCTCCGACGGACAATCTCCGAAACTACGTCCGGGCTCTCTACTGGGTGACCACCACGCTCACCACGATCGGCTATGGGGATATAACGCCCGTCAACAACCGCCAGACCGTCTTCACCATGATCATCCAGTTGATGGGCGCCGGCATGTACGGCTTCGTCATCGGTAACATTGCCAACCTGATCGCCAACATCGACATTGCCAAGTCCCAGTTCCGCGAGCGCATGGAGAAAATCGAGACCTTCATGCGGTACAAGGCCGTTCCCCCGGAAACGCAGGATCGGGTCCGTGAATACTACAACTACCTGTGGGAATCGCGCCGGGGGTATGACGAATTTTCCATCGTCAACGATTTCCCCACTCCGCTCCGCACGGAAATTCTGCTTTTCCTCAACCGGAGCATGATCGAGAAGGTCCCCATCTTCAAAGGCGCCACTCCGGATTTCGTTCGTGAAATCGTGCTCAACCTGAAGCCGGTGGTGTTTTCCCCATCCGAGTTTGTCTTTCGCAAAGGAGATATCGGCTACAACATGTACTTCATCAGCCGTGGAGGGGTGGAAGTGACCTCAGAGGACGGGAAAACCATCTACGCAACCCTGCGGGAGGGAAATTTCTTCGGTGAGATCGCCCTCCTCCTCAGCATGCCGCGCACGGCCAGCATACGCGCAATCGAATTTACCGACCTCTACGAACTCGACAAGGACACCTTCGACCGCGTTCTCGGTCGATTTCCGGACTTTGAGAAGCACATGCGGGAACTGGCGCGCCAGCGTCAGGAGGAGATGCAGAAGGACAAGAAGTAGTGCGTTTCTCCTTGATCCTGGTAGCCGCGGACTTTAGTCCGCGAGTCGGACGCAGCCTGAAGGCTGCGGCTACCTGTCCGTCGATCAGGACATCCGGATTGACATGGTCATAATATCCGGATAATCTTCCCATATGGGTAAGATTGTAAAAAGGCTGTTCTCTCTGAATCTTCCCGGTGGGAAGTCTGCCTTCTTGTGGGGTCCCCGAAAGGTCGGCAAGACCTACTGGATCACCCATTCCCTTCCCGGGGTTCCCGTCGTGGACCTGCTCCAAACGGATGTTTTTGCCGAATACGCATCGCGCCCCTCTCTCCTCCGCGAGCGGTTTGGGAGTCACACGGGGCTCGTCGTGATCGATGAAGTCCAGAAAATCCCCGCCCTCCTGGATGAAGTGCACGGACTTATGGCCCACCGCGGCATGTCCTTCTTGCTCTGCGGCTCCAGCGCCAGGAAACTGAAGCGGGGACACGCGAACCTCCTGGGGGGCCGGGCATGGCGGAGGACGATGGCACCCCTGTCCTGTATGGAAGTCGAAGGATTCGATCTGGCGGCGGCGATGACGTCAGGACTTCTCCCGCCGCACTTTCTATCCCCTTCCCCCGAGGAAGATCTTCGCGCATACATCGCCGACTATCTGAAGGAAGAGATAGCCGCGGAGGCCCTCACCCAAAATATCCCGGCCTTCTCTGAATTTCTGCGCGTCGCGGCGCTGACCTCCAGCGAACTTCTGAATTACACCAACATTGGACGGGAGACCGGAGTGTCCCAGAAGATCGTGCGAAACTATTTCGAGATTCTGGAGGATACCCACCTGGGCTTCAGGGTTCCTCCTTGGAGAAAATCCAGGACGCGACGGATGATTCAGACGGAAAAGTTCTACCTCTTCGATGTTGGGGTCGCCAACTACCTCTCGCGCCGGACACCCCGCCTGGGCAGTCCGGATTTCGGAAAATCCTTCGAGCACTACATTCTCATGGAGATTCGTGCGTATCAGGCCTATCGCCAGCCGGATCTTCCCATCGCCTATTGGCGGACCAGCACGGGGCAGGAAGTCGACTTCATCCTCGGCGAGAAGGATCTTGCGATCGAAATCAAGGGATCGAGCCGCGTGCACGAAGGGGATCTCCGATCCTTGCGCGCGTTCTCGGAGGACGGTCCTGCTCGCCGCACCGTGGTGGTATGCATGGAAAGGGAATCGAGGCGCGTTACGCCACGCATCGAGATCCTTCCTTGGAGGATGTTCGTTCAGAGACTGTGGGCAGGGGACTTCCTGTAGGGAACCCTGCCGGCCCAGGAAATCTGCCTCCTACGGCAAATTCAACGAACCCCGAATCGCGCTCAAGGTTTCTGCCGGAGGGGTATGCAGGCCCTCAGATTGGTGGACGATTTCGCCCTTGGCGTTCAACACCGAGATCTTGTTGCTATGCGCGAAGTCCTTCTCTCCCATCCTGCGGATCTGGATGCCAAGGAGAGCTTCCAGCTCCAGCGTCTGGGCGGGCGGGCCTGTCAAGAACACCCAGGTTTTCACGGCGGAGCCGTTCTTCTTCTTGAATTCCGAAAGGCGGGCCGGCGTGTCGCGTTCCGGATCGACGGTCACGATCACGAAACGGACCCGGGATCGCTCCTTCTCGGTGAGGGAACGCGAAATGCGTTTGGCATCCTCGATCAGAATCGGGCAGGCCGACTCGCAATGCGTGTAGAGCATGAGGAGCACTACGGGTTTGCCCTCGAAGGATCGGAGCGTGACCGACTCCCCCTTTTCGTTGGTCCACTCCCCTTCCAGCCAAAAGACCGACTTGTCCGTCGGGGTCCCTCCGGCCGCCTCTCCGTGATGATGCGGGTGGGCCTCGTCATCCGCCGAGGTCCCGGGGGCAGCCGCGCCGGTGCACACCACGGCGACGACGAGCGAGAGGGCTACTCGTCTTTCGCGCATCGGAAGCCGAGATTGTGAGTCCCGTACGACGCCTTCAAGCTGGAACGGAATGCGTAGCGCATGAAGGCGGCGTAGTCCGCCTTGTCCACGGCCTCCGAGGATGCCCCGCCGCAGTACAGATTTCGATCCTTGTCCGCATCCGATCGATTGTCGCCGCTGAGAAGGCTGGCGTTGAAATCCTCAACCCATTCCCAGAGACGATGGAAGTCGTGCAGGCCGAGGGCGTTCGAGGGGCCGGAGGCCACCTCCGCAAGCGGGCCCTCGTGCGGCATGGCGTACCAGCGAAGAACTTCATCGCGAGCGGCAGGATCTCCACCCGAGCCGGCCGATGCCGCATATTCCCATTCCATGGCCGTCGGCAACCTCTTCCCTTGGGCCGCACAGTAGGCCCTCGCCGCAAACCAGGACACCTGCGTAGCAGGCCGTCGTTCGGCCCCTGTGGGGATGGACACGTCGGTCACCCACTCGCGGAGGTAGTGCGTGTCACGAAACACGGACGGGGCGCGGTTCCGACTCCAGCGCGGATTCGCGAGCACGAACTTCAGGAAATCGCCGTGCGTCACGGGAACCCGATCCAATAGGAACGATGGGATGCGAACCGACTCGATCGTCGTTTCCGGTCGGTAGAGTGGTGTGAACGTGCCGCCCGGAACGGGGGCCATGTCGGGGGCCACGAGTTCTGCCGCAGCAAGAAGAATCGCAAGCCACAGCTTCGACATCGAAGAGTCCTACTGCTTCGCCCGCTCCTCGGCCACTTCTTCGGGTGTCACCATGTCGCCCTTGTTGCCCCAGGCATTTCGGACGTAAGTCAGAATAGAGGCGACATCTCCGTCCCCCAGATTGAGGCGGGGCATCTCGGCGTTGTAGTCCTGACCGTTTACCTGGATCGGGCCTTTCATGCCGTTGATGACGATGTGAATGCTCCGTGGTTTGTCCGCCAGGAGAAAGTCCGATTTCGCCAGCGGCGGGAACACGCCGGGTATCCCTTCGCCCGTGGGCTGATGGCACATGGAGCAGTTGTTGAGATAAAGCTGGTTTCCTTCCTGAATGCGCATGTCCCGGGTGAGCTGCTTGATCCGCGGGTTCGTGCGCTTTTCTTCCTCGATCTGGGCGCGGAGTTTTTCGACCTCCTCGCGGCTCTTGTCCCCTTCGGGCGCCTGAGATCCCAAGTACACCTCGTCCACCTCTTTGCCGGAGTAAATCGATTTATCCTCCGGCCCCGATACCTTCAGCATGCCCAGCGTCCCTTTGTTGAACGTACGAAAAATCGAGTGGTCCACAAGGATAAACGTACCCGGCACTTCCACTTTGAATTCCACCATGGTGGAACCGCCCGCCGGTATGAGGGTGGTTTGGACCTGTTTCTGATTCGGAAGGATTCCGCCTTCGCCGTAGACGCTGTCGAAGATTTCGCCGATGACGTGGAACGAGCTGATCATGTTCGGCCCGCCGTTCCCGAGATAGAGTCGCACCGTTTCACCCACATTGGCCTGGAGCGCTTTGTCGCCGACCAGAGAACCGACGGCGCCGTTGAATACGATGTATGACGGATTCTCATCGATGCCCCGTTGCATGTCGAACGGTTGAAGTCCCTTCTCGCCGAAGTTTCCCCTGGTGTAGAAGTCTCCCTGCATTACGTAGTACTCGCGGTTCACCTTCGGCATCCCTTCCTTCGGCTGCACGAGGATGAGGCCGTACATGCCGTTCGCCACGTGCATGGGAACGGGCGCGGTGGCACAGTGGTAGACGAAGAGACCGGGGTTGATGGCCTTGAAGGTGAATCGGGAGGCGTGGCCCGGCGCCGTGAACGAGCTTGCGGCGCCTCCGCCGGGACCCGTCACCGCGTGCAGATCGATATTGTGCGGCATCTTGCTGCCCGGGTTGTTCTGGAGATGGAATTCCAC is a genomic window containing:
- a CDS encoding PAS domain S-box protein → MVTRAAETFRFIREFSTRKVQLSLLVFAPIFLALVTVAPTIIVYNWLVSFIPTRVDEIYSAPRVDQIVELLKMLRFLMLSGAVVALISIPLLAFYVVKPIRRMMENLRKVALGDLTVEAGMDRSDELGGLGASFDRMILSLNRYILESSRGGVFVVNSEGVVTTSNPAMEIILGMKAEDLVGHAIEEAFRPLGNYRELVKVIRGAIQSKTPHGEQEVIVARPDGRQVTLNLSTSLLRDQNGIQIGVMAAIKNLSEIRDFHEHLRRTEKLASLGTLAAGVAHEIRNPLGSIRGLAQLLRESLEGSSQKRYAEVIAQETDRLNRVVESLLSFARPSDSLRTDVDVNTLLRRALQLCEFERLKKNIRMVEDLAADLPPVSVDSDRLVQAFLNILLNACQAIEGEGEIRVTTLTPEPGRGNGEFVRVSIVNTNSHISPDQLEHIFDPFFTTKENGTGLGLSVTHHIIQENRGSLRAYSENRETGFVVELPASKS
- a CDS encoding sigma-54-dependent Fis family transcriptional regulator encodes the protein MVERSETDRPRILVIDDDESMRFFIAEALSKDGYPYDVAVNGEEALRKLSGNGGFGIALLDVRMPQISGLDVLKKAKEIDPELVVILMTAYDSRDIAMESIRRGAYDYFTKPFDLNEMRIVVGRAAERIRLRKDMELYKKEVEAFKGQTRLIGTSPKVRDVMDLVKRVSDNDVTVLVTGESGTGKELVARIIHESGLRRSRPFAAVNCAAIPENLLEEELFGHEKGSFTGALQQKKGKIEHASGGTLFLDEIGDMGPAMQAKLLRFLQEREFERIGGVDPIRADVRVVAATNQDLRKRVQEGEFRDDLYWRLNVIAIHLPPLRDRTEDIPDIVNHFLSLYRVRLARESIERITPSAMDLLLAHLWPGNVRELENVIQKLVVLTDRNEIQPRDVQPFLAPPSEKKPEGRTLFEKLDGITGDAEKEMILQALERNRWSRTRTADELGISRKSLHNKMKKYAIATDTE
- a CDS encoding MFS transporter, giving the protein MGTPFGRSLRPRLHRVILATGWVSLFTDLGSEMIYPILPLFITVHLGAGKLVVGIIEGLAEGIPLMVRYFAGHLSDRVRSRVPIILGGYGVSSVAKPLIGLAATVPQVLGLRLIDKIGKGFRGAPRDALVSDLADADSRGRAFGYTRAMDHLGAVGGGLLAFLLLSILKMDVAGVIKASAIPGVLALFIILLFVRENSDRLRRGDASVEHPPSLPSPSSGEGKGESHRLPVFPPGRPRPGGAGGGEKAAWRFPDPLKWYVPCLFFFALAGSTDAFLLLRARELGFKDAHLPLLWAGLHLVKAATNLWGGRLSDRWGRRRLLVVGWFLYGSVYAGFAVADGPGAVLGLLVLYGFFFGLTEGASRAVVADWVPPNHRGRAFGWIGAVEGAGLILASLLGGYLWDTTQTARWTFAVGSFFSLVAALGWVATLRIKGRPT
- a CDS encoding ion transporter; this encodes MALIHPDGKFRQRWDFVVIVATVVSSVEIPLRITLNYPLKGWLVPYDYVVTLIFLADVVVNFLTQQYDKKKLISDPKVIAGRYLRGWFVVDFLSAVPFDLLFSGVAAAGSNRILRLLRITRLLRLTRLAAFLSKWGRGSSINPAILRMFYLVFWILMTSHFVACLWIYFGSGNAVNTNTDYAPTDNLRNYVRALYWVTTTLTTIGYGDITPVNNRQTVFTMIIQLMGAGMYGFVIGNIANLIANIDIAKSQFRERMEKIETFMRYKAVPPETQDRVREYYNYLWESRRGYDEFSIVNDFPTPLRTEILLFLNRSMIEKVPIFKGATPDFVREIVLNLKPVVFSPSEFVFRKGDIGYNMYFISRGGVEVTSEDGKTIYATLREGNFFGEIALLLSMPRTASIRAIEFTDLYELDKDTFDRVLGRFPDFEKHMRELARQRQEEMQKDKK
- a CDS encoding ATP-binding protein encodes the protein MGKIVKRLFSLNLPGGKSAFLWGPRKVGKTYWITHSLPGVPVVDLLQTDVFAEYASRPSLLRERFGSHTGLVVIDEVQKIPALLDEVHGLMAHRGMSFLLCGSSARKLKRGHANLLGGRAWRRTMAPLSCMEVEGFDLAAAMTSGLLPPHFLSPSPEEDLRAYIADYLKEEIAAEALTQNIPAFSEFLRVAALTSSELLNYTNIGRETGVSQKIVRNYFEILEDTHLGFRVPPWRKSRTRRMIQTEKFYLFDVGVANYLSRRTPRLGSPDFGKSFEHYILMEIRAYQAYRQPDLPIAYWRTSTGQEVDFILGEKDLAIEIKGSSRVHEGDLRSLRAFSEDGPARRTVVVCMERESRRVTPRIEILPWRMFVQRLWAGDFL
- a CDS encoding SCO family protein; translated protein: MRERRVALSLVVAVVCTGAAAPGTSADDEAHPHHHGEAAGGTPTDKSVFWLEGEWTNEKGESVTLRSFEGKPVVLLMLYTHCESACPILIEDAKRISRSLTEKERSRVRFVIVTVDPERDTPARLSEFKKKNGSAVKTWVFLTGPPAQTLELEALLGIQIRRMGEKDFAHSNKISVLNAKGEIVHQSEGLHTPPAETLSAIRGSLNLP
- a CDS encoding formylglycine-generating enzyme family protein — protein: MSKLWLAILLAAAELVAPDMAPVPGGTFTPLYRPETTIESVRIPSFLLDRVPVTHGDFLKFVLANPRWSRNRAPSVFRDTHYLREWVTDVSIPTGAERRPATQVSWFAARAYCAAQGKRLPTAMEWEYAASAGSGGDPAARDEVLRWYAMPHEGPLAEVASGPSNALGLHDFHRLWEWVEDFNASLLSGDNRSDADKDRNLYCGGASSEAVDKADYAAFMRYAFRSSLKASYGTHNLGFRCAKDE
- the nirK gene encoding nitrite reductase, copper-containing translates to MKLLLLLVLVTAAMHNAAAAELPVEKAVLTDAPLVPPSIERKNPAKVVVELEVVEKVGQLADGVQYLFWTFGGKVPGKFIRVREGDTVEFHLQNNPGSKMPHNIDLHAVTGPGGGAASSFTAPGHASRFTFKAINPGLFVYHCATAPVPMHVANGMYGLILVQPKEGMPKVNREYYVMQGDFYTRGNFGEKGLQPFDMQRGIDENPSYIVFNGAVGSLVGDKALQANVGETVRLYLGNGGPNMISSFHVIGEIFDSVYGEGGILPNQKQVQTTLIPAGGSTMVEFKVEVPGTFILVDHSIFRTFNKGTLGMLKVSGPEDKSIYSGKEVDEVYLGSQAPEGDKSREEVEKLRAQIEEEKRTNPRIKQLTRDMRIQEGNQLYLNNCSMCHQPTGEGIPGVFPPLAKSDFLLADKPRSIHIVINGMKGPIQVNGQDYNAEMPRLNLGDGDVASILTYVRNAWGNKGDMVTPEEVAEERAKQ